DNA sequence from the Arthrobacter crystallopoietes genome:
CCGGCTCTCCGCCAGGTGTTCCACCCGGTCGCGGCCCCATTCGACCACGGTCACGGCACTGTCCATGGTGTTTTCCAGGTCAATATCGTCGATCTCGCCGGCCGACTCCAGCCGGTAGGCGTCCACGTGCACCAGATCGGGCCCGTCCCCCAGACTGGGGTGGACCCGCACCAGCACAAAAGTGGGCGAGATGATGCCGGGGCGTACGCCCATGCCTTCGCCCAGCCCCTGGGTGAAAGTGGTCTTGCCTGCCCCGAGTTCCCCGGTCAGGACGATCAGGTCCCCGGCCTGCAACTCTGCACCGATCCGGGCAGCCAGGGTCTGGGTTTCTTCCGCGCTGGCTACCGAATACTCCGCTGCCCACACCGGTGTCGGTTCCTCCGGGTCAGTCACTCGCGGTCCCCCGCGCCATTGCTGCCGTCCGCAGCGGCGGAGGCCCCGCCGTCGTAATTTGCCGTGTTG
Encoded proteins:
- the tsaE gene encoding tRNA (adenosine(37)-N6)-threonylcarbamoyltransferase complex ATPase subunit type 1 TsaE, with the translated sequence MTDPEEPTPVWAAEYSVASAEETQTLAARIGAELQAGDLIVLTGELGAGKTTFTQGLGEGMGVRPGIISPTFVLVRVHPSLGDGPDLVHVDAYRLESAGEIDDIDLENTMDSAVTVVEWGRDRVEHLAESRLDITLVRATGADLAAGGTHTANTGSTGSTANTGSTPSTVNSANSAGSTDTAEAGGSPAVVLDFDEPDDAEDRQIRIAAYGPRWAGGNPF